TCGTCGGTGTCGATGAGGATTTCACCGATGTCGGGCTGGAAATAGTCGCGGATGGCGCGGATGACCAGACTGCCTTCCTGATAGATGAGGAAGGCGCCGGCCTGCGCATGGGCGGCACCGTCGATGGCGGCCCACAGCTGGAGCAGGTAGTTCAAGTCCCACTGGAGCTCCTCGGCGCTGCGTCCGATGGCTGCGGTGCGGGCGATCATGCTCATGCCGGAAGGCACTTCGAGCTGATCCATGACGTCGCGCAGCTCGGCGCGTTCGTCGCCTTCGACGCGGCGGGAGACACCGCCCCCGCGGGGGTTGTTCGGCATCAGGACCAGATATCGACCGGCCAGCGAGATGTAGGTGGTCAGGGCCGCGCCCTTGTTGCCACGCTCGTCCTTCTCGACCTGGACGATCAGCTCGTCCCCTTCCTTGAGGACGTCTTGCGGACGCGTGCGACCGCCATCCCCGTCCTTGCGCAGGTAGGTCTTGGCGATCTCCTTGAACGGCAGGAAGCCGTGGCGATCCGCTCCATAGTCGACGAACGCGGCTTCGAGGCTCGGCTCCAGGCGGGTGATGACCGCCTTGTAGATGTTGCTCTTGCGTTGTTCCTTGGCGGCCGATTCGATGTCGAGGTCAATCAGCTTCTGACCATCGACGATCGCGACGCGGAGTTCCTCGGCCTGCGTCGCATTGAAAAGCATGCGCTTCATTGATTTCGTTCTCCCGCGATTCGATCACGGGCAGGACGAGCGGCGCGCACCATCGTGCGAGACGGAGTTAGAGGAGTGCTCTATATTCGAGAATGGCTCTCATCCGATAAGTTCTGGCTAACGAGGGTCGGCTGGTCGATGTCATGGGTTCCCGCCAACAAGGGCCGAAACCTGTGATTCCTGCGCGTGAGGACGCGATTTAAGCAAAAAACAAAATAGGGTTTGCTTGCGTTACCATCGCAGCCTTCATTCCGGCTGCGAGCGGTGACTAGTGATCTGTCGGGAGCCTGCGTAAGGGGCTCATGACGCATTCGCGACACTTGGCATCTCCGCTCAAGGCCACATAGCGCCTGACCGACGCAGATCAGGGCGCAAGTATATGGCAGGACGATGTCGCAAAGCAAAGCGCCCGAAGTCAGACATGTCGAGATCGATGCCGAAATGGCTGGGCAACGGCTCGACAACTTCCTTGCGCGAGAGCTCAAGGGGGTGCCGAAGAGTCACATCTACCGACTGCTGCGCAGCGGTCAGGTCCGCATCAACGGCAAGCGTGCCGGGCAGACCTATCGGCTCAGCGCCGGCGATACGATTCGCATTCCACCGGTACGCGTGAGCCAGTCGGCCGTGGGCCGGGTGGTGCCGCACGGCAAGCCTCTGCCGGTCGTGTACGAGGACGACGCGCTGCTGGTGATCGACAAGCCGGCCGGGATGGCGGTGCATGGCGGCAGCGGGGTGAGTTTCGGCGTCATCGAGCAGCTGCGTCGCCAGCGCCCCGACGCGCGCCTGCTCGAACTGGCGCATCGGCTCGACCGTGAGACCTCGGGCCTGCTGATCGTGGCCAAGAAGCGCTCGGCGCTCGCCGCGCTGCATGACATGATGCGCGAAGGCCGGGTGGACAAGCACTACATCACCATGGTGGCCGGGCGCTGGATGCATCCGCGCCAGCATCTGCGCGATCCGCTCTACAAGTACCAGACCGCCGATGGCGAGCGCCGGGTCCGGGTGCAGGCGGACGGGAAGGCGGCGCACAGCATCGTGACCCTGCGGCGGCGCTGGCAGACGATGAGCGAGCTGGGGGTGGAACTGAAGACCGGTCGCACCCATCAGATCCGCGTGCATCTGACGCATGCCGGCTTTCCGTTGCTCGGGGACGACAAGTATGGTGATTTTGCCCTGAACAAGACGCTGGCGAAGACGGCCGGGCTGCAACGCATGTTCCTGCATGCGGCGCGTCTGGCCTTTCACCATCCGCTCTCCGGCGAACCGGTTGCCGTGGAAGCGGAGCTGCCCGCGGAACTGCTGGCGTTCCGGCGCTGGGTAGAGCAACAGGAGGAGCGGGATTTTGGCGAAGCGCTATGACCTGATCGTGTTCGACTGGGACGGGACGCTGCTCGACTCCGCAGCCGCCATCGTGCGTTCGATCCAGGCGGCCAGCCAGGATCTGGGTTTGCCGGTTCCGGACGACGTGCGCGCGCGCCATGTCATCGGCCTCGGTCTGCAGGACGCGTTGGCCCACGCGGTGCCCGAATTGCCGCCGTGCGACTATCCGCGCATGGTGGAGCGTTACCGTCACCATTATCTGTCCAGCGATCACGAGTTGATGCTGTTCGACGGCGTGCCCGCCATGATCGAGCGGCTGGCCCAAGGGGGCTGGTTTCTCGGAGTGGCCACCGGCAAGAGCCGCCAGGGCCTGGACCGGGCGCTGGCGCATTCGGGCCTGGGCGAGTACTTCGACGCGACGCGATGCGCGGACGAGAGCTTTTCCAAACCGCACCCGGCCATGCTCGAAGCGCTCATGGAGGAACTGGTGGTCGAGCCAGCGCGTACGCTGATGATCGGCGATACCACCCATGACCTGCAGATGGCGGTCAATGCCGGCGTCGATGCGGTGGGCGTGAGCTACGGAGCGCATCCGCCGGAGGGGCTGGCGACGGTGCCCAGTGTGGCGTGTGTGGATTCGCTCGGGGCGCTGGACCGATGGCTCGCACAGAACGCCTGATCTGCGCATCCGAGGCGCTGACCGACGGCGATGCCGGCGTGCGCTTTCAGCTCGAGCGCCACGGCCAAACGGTGCCGGCCTTTGCCGTCCGCTTCGACGGCCGCGCCTACGCGTATGTGAACGCGTGTGCCCATGTACCGGTGGAACTCGACTGGATGGAAGGG
The nucleotide sequence above comes from Nitrogeniibacter mangrovi. Encoded proteins:
- a CDS encoding RluA family pseudouridine synthase — encoded protein: MSQSKAPEVRHVEIDAEMAGQRLDNFLARELKGVPKSHIYRLLRSGQVRINGKRAGQTYRLSAGDTIRIPPVRVSQSAVGRVVPHGKPLPVVYEDDALLVIDKPAGMAVHGGSGVSFGVIEQLRRQRPDARLLELAHRLDRETSGLLIVAKKRSALAALHDMMREGRVDKHYITMVAGRWMHPRQHLRDPLYKYQTADGERRVRVQADGKAAHSIVTLRRRWQTMSELGVELKTGRTHQIRVHLTHAGFPLLGDDKYGDFALNKTLAKTAGLQRMFLHAARLAFHHPLSGEPVAVEAELPAELLAFRRWVEQQEERDFGEAL
- a CDS encoding HAD-IA family hydrolase, which codes for MAKRYDLIVFDWDGTLLDSAAAIVRSIQAASQDLGLPVPDDVRARHVIGLGLQDALAHAVPELPPCDYPRMVERYRHHYLSSDHELMLFDGVPAMIERLAQGGWFLGVATGKSRQGLDRALAHSGLGEYFDATRCADESFSKPHPAMLEALMEELVVEPARTLMIGDTTHDLQMAVNAGVDAVGVSYGAHPPEGLATVPSVACVDSLGALDRWLAQNA
- a CDS encoding Rieske (2Fe-2S) protein, producing the protein MARTERLICASEALTDGDAGVRFQLERHGQTVPAFAVRFDGRAYAYVNACAHVPVELDWMEGDFFDSDRRYLICATHGARYEPETGYCVMGPCRGARLQPLTIVERDGQVWLVEES